aaaaatcaataagggtatcaatcttcctatcaacttttatgatcctaggcgttcttgagttaccatccggaaacggtttaaaaTATTCCGTGTCactcttgacctttgacttacagacTTCAAAATGAATAGGGATTATCTGCTTGTTATGTTCAACCTCCGTGTCAACATCCATAATCCTAtacttaagcgttcttgagtcatcatcTGGAAGCGGTTTAACTGGTCTTGATtcactttgacattgacctttgacctactgaccttaaaatcaataggggcatcaacctccctatcagcttgTATAATTCTATGTCCAAACGTTCTTGGGTTTTTATCTGGGAATTTTTCCATGTCagttcgaccttgacctttaatctactgacTAAAAACCGATAAGGGTAATCGGCCTATTATGAGCAACCTTTGTATAagcattcatgatcctaggcaaaaGCGTTCTGTAGTTATTATGCAGAGACCGTTTACTTGTTCCGgaacactgtgaccttgacctttgatctactgatctaaaaatcaaaaGGTGTCATCTGCTGATCGTTACCAACCCTCCTATTgtagttttgtgatcctaggaaTAAGCGTTTTCAAGCCACTCGGTACAAATTTGAGTACCTGCACCAGTCACGTTGTCTCAATATtgcatattgcagagatgctccacatattttatgctttcgtcaacgttacagaaaaaacttgcatgAATTCTCCTAATGAACATCCCGTCTCGCGGTCACGGCAATGTGCACAaattaggcgaaatgtaaacaaacaaaaacagaatgcaaaatattcacagttatgcAATTAAActagaaatgatgaatgaaattcatcttgtatatgctTTTGAAtgtgaaatcatacattggtaaacatctgttgtgtttatttaattcattctgcacatttatgctgcatttacagattttagcgtacacgtgtggtaaaacgacgactgacatacacTTTCACATCAGccagtcagaatggttttgtaatctagaccggaacttcaacaGGGAatttcaagcaagtttttttattgtgtaacgttgaaaaaactataaactacgcgttgtttttctaagatagtAAGTACTGAAGAAATTTGACCAGTACACAATGGATGATGAATTATCGCGTGTTTAATATCACgatgaggatgcgtacaccggatattgccattaagtgataaggtattttccgaaaacgtgattatttttcgtcaacaaggtaagtaaaaccccgatttactattgtattatactactacagaagaaaagagcaCTATTTTTCttaactagatactgtgtatatgctgtCACAAGCGtaaaaatgagtcaatcttaagtagaaatgctaaaatttgtgacaaaacgactagtttatcatttgataaatgcatgccgtaaacACATTTTTCCCGATGCCATAACCTATTTGCATTGTCgggaaaatctgaatcgtacgatttatttagttacatacaaagaaaaaatgtgcaaaatttcagctttgtaaatgttcaaatgacggagaaatcggTGGTAAATGAGCgacgatggtgtactgtgtattgatttttcaaaattatatttgtactgtgtattgcagtttggtgtactgagtattgatattgaaaacgTGCATAGTTTCAGCATTTATGGTTATTAGATAGACAAGGCATGTAATTCCATTGGCTTAAATGatggaatgtctttttctgtttgcagatgaaattagacttcacagcgaaaatCACAAGCACCAGTTTAAACACtgatattacaacttacaattacagcggcaTGCCAATAGTCACTTCGAGAAACTATCTAAAGACTAGCCATTACCGAGTGAAGACCCAGCCGTGaacttttataataatgtaacacaggatatgatgGCGATAAGTGTGGAAAATGTCTCCccttataagaagagcaaacatgaaaatatgttatccttttGCCTTCATACTACAAAGAGATATAAACCTTGATCAATAGACGACTTTAATCGATTATGGTGTCAatacttcaaaggtcaaggtcgtaaaGGCTTTGATCCTTTAAAGTTGTTTCTCCTCAATAACCTTAGACTCATTTGACGTAGAACCTTCGAATTAGCTTCACTTTTCTTAAAATAACCCTATAGTCAACGCTATTTTAATTgctttaaatgcattgttctgaaaggtaattagCTCACCGCTTGCTTTATACGAAACAAAATGGGTGTCATATGCACtgaacaatttgttttaaaagtaggaggaaacagtgccatgtattattcttgaaatatattttgcacactttatttgcaagatatatatcatttctatgcaaacagttcgttatCACCTCCATGTAATCAACTTCCTTGACCAAAATAGCATATGTATTTTCAAGGTCAACTTCGATCTATAACAAGCGACCGGGAATTGACTTGAAGATCATTCCGACTTTTCATGTATTGAAACTGttgattgtaaaataattatcacctttggtttaaacatatttattcccaacaatatacattattacatttatatactaacattacaagtgcagttggtggaaaggattaaaacgaaagacaaatcttatagagttcttctactATCTTATTATGATCTTTGCTATCTTATGAATTTGTGTTTCCGTTTcgagtttgtttaataaatatttcaatgtacatgattatttgttctttatcaaagtaataatggcttttacaatattgcttgtcaaataatgtttggtaaaagaaatctgtcacaacagaacctatttcagtatcaatgccaAGTCTTATGTGGAAGTAATGTACAGTAGTgacatttatgcagtaactagctgcttcctataatgtcaataagtattcgtctgtcttgcttttccctttcctcttaatttagcgACAGAAATGCGGTCTCTGTTATTCACGCAGTTGTATAACTATAAAATCATTGAAGAGTTATTACCCTGCTCTTCAGAACAACTTGCAGTCTTCATTATACCTCATATTAACCAAATTGTCGATGAAAACATTATGCGACGTCAAGAAATGTAGGAAACGCTAAAATTAGTTAAAGAAAACGTTTCTTggcaaacaaactgattaaaggctatttatttatccatctattttgtcacattttttcaTAGACTGTATATCAATGCTCTCCGAAAACCTTGTCTGTCcgtggaattgcactctgtgtaacattgcaagttccatgtacaccgccgtgtatgtgtctctagattatattattgtactggtagcattgtgtcaatgttgagttctgctagatggcgtggtaggtagcgtacatttccactgccgtcaatgaacaggctcctcaccatttgcccaaatcaaaggtttctttctgttgcaaatTGTTCCCTTTTGTTAGCGTGTTCCTTTTTGAAACATGTCTGtcaatattttctgaatcaacagtatattttctgctttatttctCAGCATATGTCTGGTGCTATCTATGTAATTTACCTTTTTGCGGTTTTGGTCGTTAGCGTACTATAATATTCTCGTCATTTGGGcggtgttcaacaaaatgacatacaatggccTTAAATTCGTTCGTCAAGCCAGCcaaaaacacacataaacaagttgaatctgcaacgaaAAAAATCACAATGGAGTATTTATTAGTAGGGTCGGGCTTTCTGCAAGATATTGAAAGTAAGTCTTAGTGGCATcccaatgcaaaattttaaaagatacctttaactgtttttgagataattcatGTTATATCAACTTCAACAATGCTCAGTGAtagaatagaatatatatatctacatttacaactggtaaacataacaaaaaatattgtccCTGTTGTACTATGGTGACTGTGAGTTACGTTCTgagcttattacatgaattacaatagagtaaacgctataaatatcaatgtaaaaacatcacgtatcttcagggctaaagaaattactgttttgtactttgaaaaggaaatgattatgtacattttgtaagattaattctATAGAACTCCgtgataatgtaaacaatacacaatacagtaaaatgtgatacaggtcaatacacagtacatataCTTGCAATACTCAGTAcgccatcgacgctcatttatcatcgatttctccgtcatttgaacatttacaaagctgaaattttgcacatgttttctttgtatgtaactaaataaatcatacgattcagaatttttatcacaagacaaCAAGTGACGATATCGGGAGAAATGTGCCCCCGACCTgcatttatcagatgataaagttgccattttattacaaattttagcAATTCTACtcaagattgactcattttacgattgtgagagcatatacacagtatatAGTTATTAAAAATAATACTCTTTTCTTTtatagtagtataatacaatagcaaataggtgttttacttaccttgttgacgaaaaataaacacgttttcggaaaataccttatcactaaatggcaatatccggtgtacgcatcctcgcCGTGAATATGCAAAGTACCCATTTACCggactgcgtgttttaggtatgaaatgcgcgatttaAATGGGTTAGTATAGTTTCCCGTTCATGATCATGGTTCTTATACCTCGGGGTAGGGTACAAcacgtacagaggcattttctttctggtctggtgccagtggtcccTGCATTTCGTGTTTAGTAGTCGCACTTGACAATTGCAAGAAAGAAACCATGTTTGACGAACATAAAAAGCGGTCGGACATCATCTCGGCAAGTAGAGAAGTCGAGCAATAGTATTACTGTTTCAATTCCTTTAAAAAGCTTTTGTTTAGAGAGTTTTTGTTGATGTTTGACGAGAATGATACTAAGTAGTTTGTATATACGCGTAACGAAAActtctatgttgtttttttttgtaatatatgtcgtattcaaaatgatattttgtctgACGTTTGTCATATATCAAAGTTCAATTAAAGAAAAAGTCCATGGTATCCCCTACTTAAATCTGTTTTTAAAACgctacagaaaagaaaaaaatgcttaaatATCTAGGATTAGATATCTACCATTATGTATTCTTAAAACTAACGCATGCGcgttttaacctttagcttgctacCCCTAAAGACCTGTCCATTTTCGAAATTTAGCAAGTTACAagttaaatcatcaaaatatttagccgcaccatgagaaaaacataCATAgaacattcgtgcagtctggctAGAAACCATGCTGTCAATTTCAACGCCTTttgcaataagagaaacatttagcgaacagcatggatccctaccgcgcagactggtctggatccatgctggtagcaaacgcactatgttggttttctcttgaagctgcttaaattaaatatattgttaacATATAAGAAATTTCATAAATGCAAATCAAACATTTGCGATATGATAGCTGTTGATTAAAATAGCGAGTAAAATTTTAGGATATCTACttagtatatataattttttaacattttaacattatttatactaACAATGTACTTCAGTAAAATGAATTACATTGAGTATGTAATTAAAAGGTCCGAGAAAATCTTGAAACATGGAAAAAGAACACTTTCCTGCCACAGGCGACGCTGAGATTCGAACTCACAGACATGAGGACAGATATTCACTTTGCTGCGTTACGGATAATTCACGGGCGACTCTATGAAGTTGATACCAACAATAAAGACTGTTGCGTTAAGAGGGGCCGTTATTGATAGATAATCTTGATACATTTCAGGTCAGCTTTCATTAAAAGAAGATTTAAAGACACTTAAGGAATGTGATATTAACAATATTAACTTTAACTGTAGCAACAACGACGAAATCATCGCAGTGCAGTCTCTAGAATTTTGGTATACTCCTGAATGCGAAACTGTATGCTGTGAATACAACAGCAGTCACACTAAACAAGATCCATCCTCAGATGACATTCAAAATGTCCACCGAATGTGCTCTGGTAAACAGTCGTGTTCTCTTAACTTGGATGGTGAGCGTGAGTTTGGCTCTTTTGGtggacaaataccagtttatgtTCTCATACAGTTTCACTGTATCCCTAGTAAGTGAATGTTTGATATCATGTTTGTTTAACGGAATATCAGTCAACCTTTTATCttaactgaaaaagaattatataaaagACGGTTAGTTAATCATAATAATTTACAGGGTAAGACTCATTAAGTTTCATACACaacataaaaatcttcttttcgaTTAGGCCCTCTAACAAACACAAAACATTCACTCgtacaaatgaaaatgtcacaTTCATTCAATTGAGCAGAGTTATACAGAAGATAAACACGTTAACAGTCATATACTATTGAAGCTCTACACTGTATTAATTAAAAGAAAGTctctaagtaaatatttaaatgaataaactatgCTTCTCTTTCTGATTAAATAAGGTATATCTTTCCAAATTTCTGCTGCCATAAAAGAAACCGAACGCTGAAGAAAATTTGCTTTAGGTCGAAGGTGTCGTACATCAAAATTCGTTATAGTATGCATTGGATGCCAAAAATATATCAATGTGCAAGCTTATTTTTAATGCTTTATAAAATAGAACGCTAATATTGTATTTCGCCCCTGTAAAAATATGTTCATCGTATATTTAATGTTTGCCCAAAACTAACAGCTTAATTGCAGTAACGATTTGCTATATAGGGCCCATTTtagcatttttgttttataactgAAATTGAAACTCTTTTTGATTAATCACCTATTACTATACAAGCATGTATTCAATTTAAGTGTACAATAAGTTTTAAAACGTTGAAATGTCATAATAGTACATTAGGATAGTCGTAATATATTGAAACTCATATTTAGTAAAAACTACATTAATCAAAGTTAACATTcaaggaaaaacataaaaaagctgGTTGTTGTAAAACAATGCACCTAAGACCATGCATAACAATCTTAAAAGTAAAATGTCTTGAATCCTTTTTAAAATATCTAAGGAAAGgattttgtctgtcttgtattctAAAGTATATCATCCGACAGTCACAGACAtgcagtaccaaaacttctgtcatTAAAATACTTATTGAACTGTTCAACATAGCATCCCAGTGTATAGTGGAAAGACCTTTTACCTGGCTTATTTAGATAATACTGAGAAAAAAGATAAGTTAAATAGACTGGAGCATTTCAACCAGAGCAATCGAAAGAGAGAAATTTAATTCTAATCCTGGTTTTAATAGGTGATCAACTTAGTTAGTACAAGGTCTATAAGTGCAACTTCCCCATCGCGAATGATGAATTTATACAAAGTTTGTAAAATCtattaaatacaattttttaacAGGAGCAAGAAGAACGTCTGTGTGCTCAAGTGACGTGGAGCTAATGTCAAACGGACTTCCGTTGTACCTTACAAGCGAAAACTTCCCGGAAGTGGCAACTGGAGATGGCACATGCTCGTGTTTGTTCTCATCATGTTGGTCAAATATAATTCTTTATGTTATTGATGTAGACTTAAATCTTGATCCGGGAAATTGTGAACAAAGTATTCAAGTTATGAACGGCACTAATGCAGCTTTACACGAGATGAACTGTGAAAGTTACTATGACAGGAACGATATAACTGTAACTAACCTGAACTCTCGCTACTTCAAAACAAATTCCATTGACAATTCAACACAGATCCAAGAAGGTTATTTTTTTCTTGGATTTGCAGGTATGTCACAACTGACAGTTCACACATACATcggttatattttatttattattttttttattgtttagttTATTTTGCCATACAGAGAATATTGTCACTACCGGCGATAATATATTTCGAAAACTGGAAACGAATTCTTGAAATTACGGAAGAGATCTTGTATCTTATACAGCATAATAAATCCTTACATAAACACTCACAATGTATATAGAAACTAAGTGTAACAGCATATGCATTAAGCAATCAATCATACCTtgtacaaaacatgtatttaatcagattcagaaactgaaaaaacggtttatttttacattaaataaggTTGTAGTCTGTATTATGTAACTGCAGCAGCTGAGCAGTTGTAAACGTTTTTACATCTGAAATGTTCGTTGTTGCAAGAATTTGTTGTTTTCATGGaattttatttttcgtttataTTTCAGCTTCGGATCAAAATGCGAGCTTCATCACCCTTACTTGTCAGGATGAGTCAGCGTCCAGCATGTGTATTGGTAAGCCTTAGCTGACGGGCATGATTTTAGCGAAATATTTCATGTCTCCTCCAAACTATATTTTTGGGACTATACAGGTATCATTTTGTCCCATCCGGTCTGTTCCTGCCCTGTCACGTCCGATCTCTGATTTGTAAACATATTTATGCATCGGATTTGAACAGTTACTTTACATAAATCAAGAACTGTAATGTATTTACACATCaagtcaatttagatattttattttttgcaaagtTAATGCCTCGTTTGGACTCGAAATGTGAATATTGGACTTCGAAAATGAGATTAAAATATTGTTTCCTGATACCAGTGAAGTTGtatacaaacttttaattttgtaCATGTCGATAAAAGACGCCctataacaaaaaaatgttagcCTGTAGAAATTGTACAAAACTGATTACATTTTTCTAATGCTTAAAATAGACCTACCATGGAATATTTTTCCTTGTTCGATGGAAGTTGAATAATGGACATTTTATTGATTGATGAAATGTAGCTTTTTTCCAGACAAACAATTCGCAGATGCAAAATAAAGATCAATACGCAGACAATGTTAAGATAGCGTGTACTAAATCTTTTTTGAAATCTGACCCGTTTTAAAGGAATGAAATAAGTCGAGCAAGAAATGCATATTGTAAGATTTCCCGTTACATGAATTTAAGAACACCATTCGCTCTGACAGGAAAATGAATGTTATGTTTATAATGTTGTTGTATCCATATACGATCTCagtaaatactattggaaatgaataTCTTATTGGTAATGAAGAGAGACAGACTAAGCTAGTACACAATATGTAGAGTCAAGTAGCCTAATCGAGGAAATATTCCTAATCACAAATTTCTGTTTTCTTATAAATACTTTCCTTTTTGGTTTGCACATttttgttagttttatgaaaGATTATAGGTTGATTTTTcacagagcactaaaacacaGCCTTAGatccacgcatttgcaaagtaggcccacaacaaaaagaagctgtaaaggaaaaatattaaagacatttaaatattttgcataagACTACGTAATACCTTTCTTCAGCTTCtacaaaaagaagtaaaatagaTTTTAAACGTTTCTTTTCGTAATTAATGGTACTATTAAAAGCGCAATAACAAcgtttatcttgcctcctacaagtttcttgcatttctattggtcaatagacgtcacgtggagacatgATATATTCCaaatcctgctagtacatttcagatatgaattttgatttagaaaaatggctgccgctttgttaatttacaaaatattagattatagcatgtaagtaaagggcagtcggcaagataaaatcattacacagcttgttggtgacaggatacgggatatacgctgtctcgaaaaccCATATCAGGatcgagcttcgctctcgcctgatatggatttcctcggcagcgtatatcccgtatcctgtcaccaacaagcagtgcaACTAATAATACACACATACATCCGGGTATCTAGTATTTCAAAACTAAATGTTAGTGAGTTTGATCCTATTTAAACATCTTCCGTCATTCAAGACAGTACCTTAGGTGCTTTCTTTGACAAATGATAATATAACAAGTTCCCTTTTTGAGCAAAAGATAATAAGTCTTAGGGTAGTTAATGTGAATGTACTGTGAGCAACGACGATTCTATCAAGCAATAAATGCGGCCTGTGGCCGTAGTACTATTATTTTCTATGTCGCTCGAAGCCTTGGATATCCCTTCCGCAGCCGTAACGTGAAAGTgctattagcgtctgatggccctttcacgcttccgtaaaATGTCAAATTAGGTACTCTTATAGTTCATAGAATATAGAAACTTATCTATCATGTAACTGCAACTTGACTCGTCACGTCTAGGGATGAACACCATCTGGGGGTTTTCTTAATTGATTTCATTATCTGCGTGACTAGCCTAATTCTCATACTAAAATTCGGTATATAGTATACAAATACCTTTGTTTTGTATCACTTTTGTGGAATAATCCGGTTTGAACGATTGTGACTATAATAGTTTTCTCCTTGTTAAGGTATCGCTGTAATAAAATGACTttatgtgcaatttatttaaaattattacgGGTTGAAATAATGTTAGGTCAATAATCGACATTTTTTTAACTAGCTGGTCGCTTCGCATCCGACAACAGAACAGTTCCGAATAGCACTGGTTCGAACATTCAACTTTCCACTAGAGTCGGAGCCTTACCTGCTAAGCTTATATTTATTCGTCAAATCAGGAATTCCCAAGGAGCAGGAAAAACAAAAACTACACTTCTGCGTAATGTCAACCGTATAAACATAAAAACATctttaacttaatgttttactTGAAACAATATGAACATTCCTGGTCATTTAAGCCATCAACTCCTTGTTCTACATGATTACTACAAATGATTAACTGCAGAATATTTGATACTGTTCTCTCAAACAGCTAAGTTGGGTATATTGTATTAAATTGTTTAAATCCTATAAGCTGGTTTTGGACTGTACTGAATTATCGACGACGTTTATTATCATGTAGATCTAGTGTGAATCTAGGGTTATCATTGGTATATCTTTAGCGTAGTAGCTCTAAGAGTGATATCCTTCAACAAGTTGCCTATGCCATTCACAAACTTCAGACTTTATTCATAAGTGTTCGTGTATTAGTACATGTCTATATCAAGCAAAATAAGGCGAAAGTTTGATGAGTTTATTTCCAACGTGCAAGAGCATACCATTTCCAGTAGTTACTGAAGGGTAATTCTCGTCCGTAAGGTACAGCGGTAATTATCCCTGCGACATTATCTCTTCATTCGAGCAAATTGGTTTCACCCTTGATCCTGTACACACGAAAAGTTAGAAAGTTGTCAACCGATGAAATGTTTATctaattaagtttaaattccaAAATCATATATACTCGTTGGAATGCATAAGTAAATAAACGCCTCAAAAGTTCaaagactattcaaattgttatagaattttatttcacatttttgtatcAATAATCTAGAGATAGTATGCTGatcaaatatttcaatgacaGGTTATATGTATAATGTGCTGCTCTTGTTAACTATAGAATTCATTGTGAAAGAGTTGTACATCATTTGACCACGGACCAGTTAGTTCTACTTCGCAACCATGTATTGAATGTAtttgaaacagtttaaaaaaaaaagcttcatTTCATAAATATAGCTTTTGTGTACTTAAGAGTTTCTCTCCGACATGCATAAAAAGTAATTGAGTTGTATAATGCTCTTTTGTCTTCCTGTAATAGCCGTCTTGGCTTTACAGTAACTTTCACAATGCttcgttttgtttttatttgaactgGACACTTTGGCTTTCATTAAAGAATAATCTTTCATAAAGCTGATAGACTTGTTTCAACTGTCAAGAAAGAtactttatgaaacaatattCTCTATATTTACATGCAGAAAAAGATTGCATTTATTATCTATCCtgtttgttatttatttgtaATACAGAGAAAAATGTTATTGTCATTCGACGATTTCCAAAATATAGATTACCTTTCAGATTGTGGCAATGTACCTCGGATAGCAAATGGTATGGTGACACTAGTAGATAATCAGAATACAAAGTACGGTGCCTTAGCAAATGTAACGTGTTCGGAAGGATTCGAATCTGACAGCAACAACATTACCTGTTTAGTTTCAGGTCAATGGTCTCAAATTTTGTGCACATCTAAAGGTGAAATACTGATTTAGTTGAAACTGTCATGaatattcaacacaaaatatatcagcaagcaaaataaaatgaaagcagACTAGGTTGACTGAACCGGCTCTTGAGAGGGTTTTGGTTTTAATTAAAGCTGTCATGAATGTTAAAAAAACTATTGATGGCATGGGACATACccaagcaaattaatagcagGCTTTGTTGGTCATAAgaggtaatgtaatgtgcaaTCCCCACTTTTGTAGTACTTTAAGTCTACGTAGTTGTCGCTCTTACAAAACATCTTTCAAATTGTATTTATTCAAAATTGCTCAAAGGGGCCTAACCAATGAATTGTTTATACATGATTCCGAAAGGTCAGTGTACAACTTCTACTGTTACAATGTATGTGTtattaagtaatatatatatggggcgttccatgagaaaacctgcattagtgacaaaaatttcaaaatttagataacaaaatattcatgaagaacattcttttatctttcaaatctgaaaatttgatgtaattGTCTTCACTATCTTAAGAGctacaatgtttttaagttaGCCACCGAGGGCATTTTGAGACatgacgttaagaacgtcatgaaagcagtatgacgttgTTGTGCATGGCgcgtatttttcaagtcattaatggaaCAAATTATAAGTAACACTTACTTAGCAtcatacatttaaatattaagcAACACTTTACAgcgattttaataaaaaataacttaaccgtatatTTTGGTTTCATCACAGGCCATTTATCTAAgcacctctatattttcatgacgCATAGGTGCTTTGaaatttccgttgccatgacaacagaaacaacatttatatgaaaaagaTGGTAGAATTTTGTTTGTCTCAGATGACAGATGCACACTACATTAGTTTCTAGCAAATGTTTTGTGTTCTGTATATTTTCATTGTGCatgctatatattttaacatttgttacaactacatttttgaaaacaatcgATCTTGGCAGAATGTTTAATCCGTACATACACGTTACCTTTACAATATAAACTTCCTGTAATAAGAGTTTTGAGTTCATTTGATGGGTATATGACTAAGATGTGTTGTCTTAATAATAGGAGATTCAAAAGCGTATTTCTCAGTaaatgatgtacatgtatttaaattttgccaacagttatatacatatacaaatatgtGCAGTTTATGTCCGCACGGATTGATATATGTAAGATGTTGACATTTGTAAATTAGTAAAGCTGTGTTCTGTCCTCTCTTTTGA
This is a stretch of genomic DNA from Mercenaria mercenaria strain notata chromosome 4, MADL_Memer_1, whole genome shotgun sequence. It encodes these proteins:
- the LOC123551036 gene encoding uncharacterized protein LOC123551036, with the translated sequence MGVPGFIFGVVLFILIQLSAGQLSLKEDLKTLKECDINNINFNCSNNDEIIAVQSLEFWYTPECETVCCEYNSSHTKQDPSSDDIQNVHRMCSGKQSCSLNLDGEREFGSFGGQIPVYVLIQFHCIPRARRTSVCSSDVELMSNGLPLYLTSENFPEVATGDGTCSCLFSSCWSNIILYVIDVDLNLDPGNCEQSIQVMNGTNAALHEMNCESYYDRNDITVTNLNSRYFKTNSIDNSTQIQEGYFFLGFAASDQNASFITLTCQDESASSMCIDCGNVPRIANGMVTLVDNQNTKYGALANVTCSEGFESDSNNITCLVSGQWSQILCTSKGEILI